ATACAATAAAGACTAACTTCATTGGTGGCACTTccaggatacttttttttttttttaaatatccatgGTCCAGGAAGTTGAACAGAATATGGCATGGAATTTTTTGGTACCTGTCATAAGACATTTTTCCAGTTAGCAGCACAACCAGCTTAACCACAGAATTCTTTCTTCTCCTGTAATGCATCCTTTGGCTCCCTCTCCCGTGTCCTTCCTGGGGGTTGTCTCTGTGAACGAGACTGAGGCTTCTGTTTCATGTGGTGAAGCTCACACATGTGATCTTCTTCCCTAAAAACGGCACACCACAGCATTGCGTTCCCCACACAGGCCAGCACAAGGCTCTTGGATTGCATCACCCTGGAGGATATGTTGTTAAAATAAAAGCCTCAACCCATCAGTTATCCAGGCTGGGTCCACATTGATCAAGTCAACCCCTTTGTCTGCTTTTGGGTTTGGAGCAGCTAGACTCGAATGGTGGCCATGTGACCTACAGAAAAGGTACCAGGATGTTTGTCTGCAGCATTTTATTTGGAATATTTACATATTAGAAATGAACAATGAAAAAACAAGTGAAGGACCAATTGATTCTCAGCACAAAAATAGTGTGACCTGTAATAATGTTAACAAAGCTAATAAAAAGGTaagaaaacagactttaaaacatTCGTCATACTAGAGCAGGAAACTCCCAAGTCTCAGAAAAACATACTCAACtgtaactaaacttcagcaaatggttaactgcatattaattaaatatatatgtatgacactcaaaataaaacgttAGCAATATAATTGCATTCCAGAAACTTCAGTGTGTTAAAATAAAGGAAAGGTAAAGGTGTGATCAAGTCATTGCAATCACAGTGCTCTCAATCCCTCCCTCCTCCCATGCTGCTCTATGTCCAGGCAGTTTCCGCACGGTGCTGCTGCTTGTTCACAGGATTCTCATCTCCAGTTCCTGGCACGCCGCGCCTTCGGAGGTTTCCTGATGGGCTGGCAGTAAATGTGCATCGGGATATTCGTGAAGAAACTGAACACCCACGGCCTGTCAAACAGAAAGGAAATATTGTGCATGGGGGTCTCAGGGCATTGTGCATGGGGCGTGAACAGAAAAGGGGATTGATGTTTGTTAGGCAGAGTTATTCCACTAAGACCCACGGGGGCTGCAGCTTCCCCATTAGTCAGAGGTTTCAATCCTCAATCTCAGTGTGGTTTCCATTTGCTTCAGTCGCAGTGATGGCAGGATGCAGTAAACAAATGATCCTTACTGCAGAGGAATGGAATTGCTGCAGTGGAAGTCATGGAGAACTTCATGTGGcaaattcacctggcaaatttcAGTGCTTTGTGACTAATACCATGGCTGTTTAGTCCAGCAGGTGATTTCATCACCACTGCAGCATTCAGCAAAAGCAATCTGCACAGCTGGAAAATACACAGCTTCAACCGATTAGGTTTTTCTTTGCtacaggtaatatatatatatatatatatatatatatatatatatatatatatatatatatatatatatatacagggtgattagaaagtaagtttaccacatcaacgtacaatatcattgatgtggtaaacttactttctaatcaccctgtatatagacATTTTAAAGGATGTATAAAAACCCTTGTTTTTATCAGTGATATGATTTTGGTATAGCACATATTGCCACCCGGTGGCCACAGGTTGTAATGTGACATACTTGTTGAGGCGTTGGCTGAGGGTGATGTTGTGCAGGCTCTTCCATCTCTCCTGGTTCTCCTCGAACCGCTTCCTCTGCAGAGCCTCCTGACGCTCCCTCTCCTTCCAGGAGCGCGCCCTGATCTCCTCCTCAAAGCGGGTGAGCTGCGGGGAACATCGGGAATCATTCAAGAGGCTGATTTATCACCTGCTATTTGTTCTCAATGTCCCCATTGTCCCTTTCTGATTGTTAGTGCTCTGAAGGTGTCTTATCTAAATGTACTGTGGGACCCCAGCACCCCACTGTAGCCAACAAGATAAGataagataaaaataaattattgttatttgtttatttagcagacacctttatccaaggtgacttacagagactagggtgtgtgaactatgcatcagctgcagagtcacttacaactacgtctcacccgaaagacggagcacaaggaggttaagtgacttgctcagggtcacctGGCTTCAAAGCACGTCAGTCAATAGGGAAGCAGCTGCTTAGTTAATAACAGGAAAATAAGGCATTGAAGGGGAGGGGTCAGTCTGCCTCTTCAGGTGAAATAACCTAGGAAGTGCAAAACTACCTGAACCTCAGGCATGCAAACAGAGCTTTCTATAACCTAGTATGGTAGCAGatatagtttattttaataaaacacattgtttGCTGTGCCATGTGTTCGATGCCACGGTTCAGTTACCTCAGCCAGTAAATAGTACTCCTCCTGTCTCCTTTGCTCATCCAAAAGACAGACCTGACCTTCCTGCTTCTCTCTGATTGTTtgtgaacaaagaaaaaaagaatcagGACTCTGTTTGTTGCTGCAGAATAAAACAACACAGCCCATTTCAATGAGAAGGAAGATGACCTCCTGTACGTTCACTTGGGGTGCAGGAAGAGTCTATTAGTCCAGCCATTCATTAACCCATTCAGTGAGAATTGGCTACACATTTCTTCCCCATGTGCGCTGCAGAAAGAATCCTGTTGGTTGTGAGGTGCATCTGTTCCAATACACCAAAACAAGCTCAGTGTGCAACACAGCCTGCTCTGCCTTACTGTCAAACAAGGCCAGGTATACAATGATGTAATCCAGGCCGTGGAAACACCAGCACAACCATTAACCCTTTCAACACTGCACCTTTTCACTAGGGTTTGTTCACtatttttgcaatctttttttacACATGCAGTAAACAATATAATTCCACGAGCCCCATTCCCAGATTGATGTGTGGTGGCCTTACCTTTCCTGACTTTTtcataacactttacattaggtgtctctaattactgtgtttttgcatagtagttacatagcAGTAAATACATTACGCACTTACACGTAATTAAAAGATGTGATTATGCATAGTTTCAATGTAacatttttgcacaatatatacaaGTACACAATTCTATCAGAAaaagtttagggttaggtttagagttagggttagggttagggttaggtttaagttaggtttagggttagggttagggttagggttaggtttagagttaggtctATCAGAAGACACATTTCTATGATAGGCTTGCCAGACTTGCAGACGAGCACTGTAGCTGTGTGCATTGTTCTGCAGCAGCTTTAAAGCCAAGTCCTTCCTATCTTtatctaaagaaaataaatggaaagcTGCGACTGATTcaatgacaataaatcatttcagTAACTGTGACTGCAATTTAacgtacattttttaaaaaaaaatcagttcaatCATAAACTTGTTATaattttttctctaaatctgcctgaGCTTGAACTATTAAGGACTGAACGTCCctcctcgttccattcaaatcatgtggcaatgtgacctctccactctgccagccccacctactctggTGCATAGTGCTGTACTGTtgaaaaagttaaaataatataatacagaatattttcttttttcatgtgaGGTCTATTGAATAAGTGTCAGTGCGCGACAGGTTGGGATATTTTGAATTGATTGTGAAGTTTATTACATGACGTCTGCAGCCCCTACCTTATACTTGGGAGTTTCAGTCCAGGGAGAGGGTCCAGCTGCAAGGGTTCCTCATCCACCCTGAAGTGCACTCTGAGAGCCTgagcctgtggaagggtgggtgACACACTCCCTCTtagaaaagtgtcccatagtaaaagcatagcatagtataaccatgggaaaagcatgggaaaaatgcaaaaataccaaggtggtaaactgttataagggGTGGTTCTGGCGTTACATTGATGTGATTAGTAATGCTTATCCTGATTACCGAAGAAACTGCTATTTGATTGGTGTTAACAAAGTCATTCTTCTAGTCATTAAGTCAAAACAGAAGAAAGGGTTGCATACTGGGTTTCAGCGAGACAAAAGGTAGAGCGGGGCTGTTTTGACTGCTTGTGCATGTCGAGCAGGAAATGTTTCCTGGAGTGCCTGGATCAACCTGCTGCCTGGTCTTTCACAGAATGATCAGGAGCTCCTTCGCTTGCAGAACAAGCTGCACTGTTGCTGGAGTCGGAGCTGACTAACTAGGTACTCAGCTTACTTTTGTCACCATTGTCAGTTGTAATGAAATCTCCCTGCAGTATCACAGGGAAGCAACCTGATACCCAACTTCCCTTAGGTGGTTTGAAGTTATTTACTTTAATACATCCATTCAGGTGAAAAAATACATGACATGGCTTAAAAGATATGATGTTTCAGAATCGCAGGACACTTCTCAGAGCCTTTGCATACATATACTGTAAAAAGTTTGGCAtcataaaagttttgcatcacctagaattttaggattgagacatatttaaaaaaatatatacatatatatatatttcatatatatatgaacataatttggatcttttatttaacatcatgtaatcaaaaaaattacaaaacaaaatcacaaaagtcTTTCCTGGAAGCTGTAACAGTAgatcagtatttcatgttaaatttcaaaatgtcacatttttcaatttttgttagtttttcagttttggaaaactacaaagctgtatgtaattcaatatgttaacgtaacattattcaacaggtttaatTCAActtgcaaaatgtgttaattctatagggtgatgcaaaacatttgtccatagCTGAGCTATACCTTCACTATAGAACAGTGTACtgcagtaaacctttataagggcatGCACAGTTCAGTATGCAGCATTTAAACCACAAACCGTGTGCATTGAAGTGCTGTTCATTTTGATCTACTCTTTTGAATAGTTTAACTTTAAgcacagaaaatgtttttacCCACCTCTGTGTCCATGCCTGCTGTGTCTGATGGAGGATCCATCTCTCGATCTGGGAGGGAAGCTGCCTGTGTTCCTAGGTGTTCAGatgatgtctctctctctttctctctctgtctctctctctctctgtctgggaGGGAAGATGCCTGTGTTCCTAGGTgttcagatgtttttgtttttgtcttcctCCCTCCAGCTGCTGTTGCTcttttgtgtgtgctgttaaCTGGTGATTCCTAAATAATACATTGCAGAGGAATCTACTGTTTCTGCCAAAGATATCTTTCCTTTCCGTTTCCGGCCAATTCTATCCCTCCTTATCATCAGTCTTTGTCTCGTACCACCTGGGCTAATTAGTCTACTGAGAATGACCAGTTCTGACTGAATAAGTCATGAGAAACTTACCCTAGAAACACAAATAATTACACCAGTGATCTGGGGATTGTTATAtcagtctacagctatggccaaaagtgttagagaatcctatagaattaacacattttgcttcataaagttatcatattgaattacttaccgctttgtagttttccatatacttcacgaaaaactgacaaaaattgaaaaatgtgacattatggcttcctgtagacttttgcgatatcattttgtagtttttttgattacatgatgttaaataaaagatctacattatgttcttataattttttgtttttaattatgtctgaatcctaaaattctaggtgatggaaaACTTCTGGCTATAGCTATACTGttgatgttttctgttttttatgcCTTTGTACACCAAAATCAGAAGTAGCATGAAATCAATTCTCCTTCGGGTTAAAAACACAGCCCTGAGGGAAAACGAAATTCTTACTCCCCCCTCCAGTTGGACAGGTCAACCActcatgtgaaaatgtgttagtTTGAATAGGAGGTCTGAGGGTTTCTGAATGTGTACAAGTTGAATGCAGAAGGAAGATGGAGGCAGCTGGTCAGGTGGACCTGGGACGTGGCAGCCTGTGCCTTCTATCCCAGGATGCACCGCGGTAGCTGTTTGCTTGGGTGGGGGCTGCAACTCCTGGCCCTGTCTTAAACCGACAGagctttgatttattttctttatttgtttactcTGTGACAACAATACAAGAGTGCAAAAGCACTGAATTCTACTTCCTTGTTTCGTGTGATTACTTTTCTGCTGAGCATTGGCTGCCCTGTCGCAGGCCAGGTTTTATCAGACCTATGGCCAGGACTGGTCTGCTGTGACCTGACTGCCTTATATCTGACAGTGAATGATCCACATATGTAGTTTGTGAGTGACATTAGTGACATATTCCAATTACCACTAATCCTGGAGCACCTGAAGGTACTTTGAGtctgtgaaacaaggttgttctTTTGCTATTGGGATTTTGGTTGGTTCCATTTTTCTGAACCACACAGCAGATTGAACGATACAGATGTGAAGATGGGCCGGGTGCTACAGTGTCTGCGTGACTCATCTTCTCCTGAGTTTTTCAGCCCTCACTGCTCCCGGAACGTCTTCATTGCTGGTACTGCCCATGTCATCCTTTGACTCATACCTCTGTTTCACCCGCCCTCCAGTGTTAATTATTTATCTGGTGGTGTTATTGGGTTTTAAGTGCAACATATCGTTTCCAAGAACGGCTCAATGTCATCCTGGAACTGAAGATGTTTCTGTTTTGACGATGTTATGCGCTGGTAATAGCCACTGACCTGTGTCTCATTGACAggtaaatgaaaatgtgtttaacaaatTAATACTTTTTCTATATAAGGGagttcatttttaaacaga
The sequence above is a segment of the Acipenser ruthenus chromosome 7, fAciRut3.2 maternal haplotype, whole genome shotgun sequence genome. Coding sequences within it:
- the LOC131737653 gene encoding uncharacterized protein LOC131737653 isoform X1; the encoded protein is MISQKSTGSHNVTFFNFCQFFVKYMENYKAESPVNSTHKRATAAGGRKTKTKTSEHLGTQASSLPDRERERQREKERETSSEHLGTQAASLPDREMDPPSDTAGMDTEAQALRVHFRVDEEPLQLDPLPGLKLPSIREKQEGQVCLLDEQRRQEEYYLLAELTRFEEEIRARSWKERERQEALQRKRFEENQERWKSLHNITLSQRLNKPWVFSFFTNIPMHIYCQPIRKPPKARRARNWR
- the LOC131737653 gene encoding uncharacterized protein LOC131737653 isoform X2, encoding MDPPSDTAGMDTEAQALRVHFRVDEEPLQLDPLPGLKLPSIREKQEGQVCLLDEQRRQEEYYLLAELTRFEEEIRARSWKERERQEALQRKRFEENQERWKSLHNITLSQRLNKPWVFSFFTNIPMHIYCQPIRKPPKARRARNWR